One stretch of Balneolaceae bacterium DNA includes these proteins:
- a CDS encoding SDR family oxidoreductase, translating to MPKTAVVTGASRGIGYETSLELARREVEVIAVARTVADLKELASHFPDYITPFPADLTVPEAVKVLGEEVAERGTLDLLVNNAGTLANKPFDELSMKEWRHAMDVNLFAAVRLTRELLDHLGEGSHIVNISSMGGYQGSAKFPGLSAYSVAKGALAVLSECLASELSGRGIRCNALCLGAVQTEMLQEAFPGFEAPVDAGQMGRYVAEFGLEGANFYNGQILPVTLGDPG from the coding sequence ATGCCCAAAACCGCCGTTGTCACCGGAGCCAGCAGGGGAATTGGATACGAAACCAGTCTGGAACTCGCCCGCCGGGAGGTGGAGGTCATTGCGGTCGCTCGGACGGTAGCCGACCTGAAGGAGCTGGCTTCGCATTTCCCCGATTACATCACCCCTTTCCCGGCCGACCTCACCGTACCCGAGGCCGTGAAGGTCCTGGGCGAGGAGGTGGCCGAAAGGGGAACCCTTGACCTGCTCGTCAACAACGCAGGCACCCTCGCCAACAAGCCCTTCGACGAACTCTCCATGAAGGAGTGGCGCCACGCCATGGACGTGAACCTCTTTGCCGCGGTGCGGCTGACCCGCGAGCTGCTGGACCATCTCGGGGAAGGGTCCCATATCGTGAACATCAGCAGCATGGGAGGCTACCAGGGCAGCGCCAAGTTCCCCGGACTCTCCGCCTACAGCGTAGCCAAGGGGGCCCTGGCCGTCCTTTCGGAATGCCTGGCATCGGAACTCTCCGGCCGCGGCATTCGCTGCAACGCCCTCTGCCTGGGCGCCGTACAGACAGAAATGCTGCAGGAAGCCTTTCCCGGTTTCGAGGCCCCGGTGGATGCCGGGCAGATGGGCAGGTACGTGGCCGAATTCGGACTGGAGGGGGCGAATTTCTACAACGGGCAGATCCTGCCGGTCACCCTGGGCGATCCGGGGTAG
- a CDS encoding acyl-CoA dehydrogenase family protein: MEFSDFIKRFKDKLHNLFNVEDDLDELSLERGLPDDIFSEVMDCHPLSVFIPEEYGGRGVKTHEALSMLETSSYESLALGLMMGINGALFLQPVANYGRPEIKDEIFRRFMEEQSMGGLMITEPDFGSDALRMETSYRYNKEKNHYNVEGTKHWAGLTGSADYWLITARQQGKNGNLGRDIGFFVHDSRRGGIEVEEYYKNLGLYMLPYGRNKININVPGEFRLKPKSTGIKMMLDVLHRSRLQFPGMGIGFLKRMLDEAMEHCRERIVGGQNLVSYDQVKERLSRLQAYFTISSAMCAYTSEKINMEKDVATMDLPANSIKSLTTDMMQSAAQSLMQLMGAKGYRLDHIAGRSLIDSRPFQIFEGSNDILYQQISESVIKMMRRLKTRNLYEFLNNYRLSENAAGYLKDLLNFRLDSNLAQHRQVELGKVLSRVVSMEFTLRLAEKGFNRELVSGAMDVLRSDIERIMTSFHNTSKPTVVEYYEESSSWLNTVAPQPVHS; the protein is encoded by the coding sequence ATGGAATTCTCCGATTTTATTAAGCGCTTTAAAGACAAGCTGCACAACCTCTTCAATGTAGAGGACGACCTCGACGAGCTCAGCCTTGAGCGCGGACTTCCCGACGATATTTTCAGCGAGGTAATGGACTGCCATCCCCTGAGCGTTTTTATCCCCGAAGAGTACGGGGGGCGCGGCGTAAAGACCCACGAGGCGCTTTCGATGCTGGAGACCAGCTCGTATGAATCTCTGGCGCTGGGGCTGATGATGGGCATTAACGGAGCGCTGTTCCTGCAGCCCGTGGCCAACTACGGACGCCCGGAAATCAAGGACGAGATCTTCCGCCGGTTTATGGAGGAGCAGAGCATGGGCGGGCTGATGATCACCGAGCCCGACTTCGGCTCCGACGCCCTGCGTATGGAGACTTCCTACCGCTACAACAAGGAGAAAAACCACTACAACGTGGAGGGCACCAAGCATTGGGCCGGGCTGACCGGCAGCGCAGACTACTGGCTGATCACTGCGCGCCAGCAAGGCAAGAACGGCAACCTGGGGCGTGACATCGGATTTTTTGTTCACGACAGCCGCCGCGGGGGCATCGAGGTGGAGGAGTACTACAAGAACCTGGGCCTCTACATGCTGCCCTACGGCCGAAACAAGATCAACATCAACGTCCCCGGCGAGTTCCGTCTCAAACCCAAATCCACCGGCATCAAAATGATGCTGGATGTGCTGCACCGCAGCCGCCTGCAGTTCCCCGGCATGGGCATCGGATTCCTGAAGCGCATGCTCGACGAAGCCATGGAGCACTGCCGGGAACGCATCGTGGGAGGTCAGAACCTGGTCAGTTACGACCAGGTGAAAGAACGCCTCAGCCGTCTCCAGGCCTATTTTACCATCTCTTCGGCCATGTGCGCGTATACCTCCGAGAAGATCAACATGGAGAAGGACGTTGCAACCATGGACCTGCCGGCCAACAGCATCAAGTCCCTCACCACCGACATGATGCAGAGCGCCGCCCAGTCGCTTATGCAGCTGATGGGCGCCAAGGGATACCGTCTCGATCACATCGCCGGGCGCTCGCTCATCGACAGCCGTCCCTTCCAGATATTTGAGGGATCCAACGACATCCTCTACCAGCAGATTTCGGAATCGGTGATCAAGATGATGCGCAGGCTGAAGACACGCAATCTCTACGAATTCCTGAACAACTACCGGCTCAGTGAGAACGCCGCGGGCTACCTGAAGGATCTGCTCAATTTCCGGCTGGACAGCAACCTGGCCCAGCACCGGCAGGTTGAACTGGGCAAAGTGCTCAGCCGCGTCGTATCCATGGAATTCACGCTCAGGCTGGCCGAAAAAGGCTTTAACCGCGAGCTCGTCTCGGGCGCCATGGACGTGCTTCGTTCGGACATTGAGCGGATCATGACCTCCTTCCATAACACCAGCAAACCCACCGTGGTGGAATACTACGAGGAGTCGAGCTCCTGGCTTAACACGGTGGCGCCCCAACCGGTGCACTCCTGA
- a CDS encoding aminotransferase class I/II-fold pyridoxal phosphate-dependent enzyme has protein sequence MPGLWVPHTKMIYIANPNNPTGTYVSRAEFQAFMERVPEDVLVVMDEAYFEFAREVEDYPHALDAAHPNVLVLRTFSKAYGLAGFRVGYAMGPDRIVSQMMKTKLTFEPTAPAQAAARAALGDEEFLARSVEMARESRERLYAFFEEEGVRYLPSISNSVQILLDDARQAEALTQAMLEEGVILRRTGAFGLPEGIRITVGTPEEMDHLEKSFRKVSQSLEIRP, from the coding sequence TTGCCGGGGCTGTGGGTTCCCCATACCAAGATGATCTACATCGCCAATCCCAACAACCCCACCGGCACCTATGTAAGCCGCGCGGAATTCCAGGCTTTCATGGAGCGGGTGCCCGAAGACGTGCTGGTGGTCATGGACGAGGCTTATTTCGAGTTCGCCCGCGAGGTGGAGGACTACCCCCACGCCCTTGACGCCGCCCATCCCAACGTACTGGTGCTGCGCACCTTCTCGAAGGCCTACGGGCTGGCGGGATTTCGCGTGGGCTACGCTATGGGACCCGATCGCATCGTCAGCCAGATGATGAAGACCAAGCTCACCTTCGAGCCCACGGCGCCGGCCCAGGCCGCCGCACGCGCGGCGCTGGGGGACGAGGAGTTCCTGGCGCGCAGCGTGGAGATGGCCCGGGAGAGCCGCGAGCGCCTCTACGCCTTTTTTGAGGAGGAGGGCGTACGCTACCTGCCCTCCATCTCCAACTCCGTGCAGATCCTGCTCGACGACGCCCGGCAGGCTGAGGCCCTGACGCAGGCCATGCTGGAGGAGGGTGTGATTTTACGCCGTACCGGCGCCTTCGGCCTGCCGGAGGGCATCCGCATCACTGTGGGCACCCCGGAAGAGATGGATCACCTGGAAAAGAGTTTCCGCAAGGTGTCGCAGTCCCTGGAGATACGCCCGTAA
- a CDS encoding transketolase C-terminal domain-containing protein encodes MSANNSQTETDIPADIDWEHLVRLFLISRAMDDKEENELVPDKKVLYQFSARGHELGQMLLGSRLKHPHDGASAYYRSRPLMLSLGLSVEDALAGPMARSGGYSDGRDIGVVCNMPGDGGPTVLPMAGDVGSQYTPAIGWAQGIRYRRDVLGEEECEGAISVVLGGEGSVATNGFWSALTMATTLDLPVLFYIEDNGYGISVPGEFQTPGGNIANNLYSFKNLRIFDGDGTDPGEAASLLDESVSYVRGGRGPALVHLTMPRLNGHSYQDNQAYKEEELIEREQENDPLDKLKAFVADRGISPQKWGSLRKKAGEEVERAAEAAWNRPDPDATQTRRYVFTEYNDNGKPEVQQVGGLLAGGHDFPESGTDPRPEKQRINIVEAIRRTLAYELETNPRVMVFGEDVGAKGGVHAATMGLQTAYGQERVFDTSLSEEGIIGRAVGLAYQGLMPVAEIQFRKYADPATEQLNNCGTIRWRTANKFAAPIVVRMPGGFAKCGDPWHSVTNEAFFTHAVGWQVAFPSNAQDAVGLLRSAMRSNDPTVFFEHRNLLDAKYARRPYPGDHFVVPFGKANRLREGGDMTVVTWGAMCERCEEAVEQTGIDADVLDLRTLMPWDKEAVMASVARTNRCLIVHEDTRTAGFGAEIGAVIAQEGFRLLDAPVDRLTMPDIPVPHNVDLMNSVLPGVDAIAARMQSLMAF; translated from the coding sequence ATGAGTGCAAACAACAGCCAGACCGAGACCGACATCCCCGCCGACATCGACTGGGAGCACCTAGTGCGCCTGTTCCTGATCTCCCGCGCCATGGACGACAAGGAGGAGAACGAGCTGGTGCCCGACAAGAAGGTGCTGTATCAGTTTTCGGCACGGGGACACGAGCTGGGTCAGATGCTGCTGGGCTCGAGGCTGAAACATCCCCATGACGGGGCCAGCGCCTACTACCGCTCGCGTCCCCTCATGCTCTCCCTGGGACTGTCGGTGGAAGACGCCCTGGCGGGTCCCATGGCCAGGTCGGGTGGCTACAGCGACGGCCGCGACATCGGCGTGGTTTGCAACATGCCCGGCGACGGGGGACCCACCGTGCTGCCCATGGCGGGGGACGTAGGCTCGCAGTACACGCCGGCCATCGGCTGGGCGCAGGGCATCCGTTACCGACGCGACGTGTTGGGCGAGGAGGAGTGCGAGGGCGCCATCTCGGTGGTACTGGGCGGGGAGGGCTCGGTGGCCACCAATGGATTCTGGTCGGCCCTCACCATGGCCACCACCCTCGACCTGCCGGTGCTTTTCTACATCGAGGACAACGGCTACGGCATTTCGGTGCCGGGCGAGTTTCAGACGCCGGGCGGCAACATCGCCAATAACCTCTACTCCTTTAAAAACCTGCGCATCTTCGACGGCGACGGTACCGATCCCGGGGAGGCGGCCTCGCTGCTGGACGAGTCGGTCAGCTACGTCCGCGGGGGACGCGGACCCGCCCTGGTTCACCTCACCATGCCGAGGCTCAACGGCCACTCCTACCAGGACAACCAGGCCTACAAGGAGGAGGAACTGATCGAACGGGAACAGGAAAACGATCCCCTGGACAAGCTGAAAGCCTTTGTGGCGGACCGCGGCATCTCCCCGCAGAAGTGGGGCAGCCTCAGGAAAAAGGCCGGCGAGGAGGTGGAACGCGCGGCGGAGGCGGCCTGGAACCGCCCCGATCCCGACGCCACCCAAACCCGGCGGTACGTTTTTACCGAATACAATGACAACGGTAAGCCCGAGGTGCAGCAGGTGGGAGGGCTGCTGGCTGGGGGACACGATTTCCCGGAGAGCGGCACGGATCCCCGCCCCGAGAAACAGCGCATCAATATTGTGGAGGCCATCCGCCGCACCCTGGCCTACGAACTGGAAACCAATCCCAGGGTGATGGTCTTCGGGGAGGACGTGGGCGCCAAGGGCGGCGTGCATGCGGCCACCATGGGACTGCAGACCGCCTACGGGCAGGAGCGCGTATTCGACACCAGCCTCTCGGAGGAGGGCATCATCGGCCGGGCGGTGGGACTGGCCTACCAGGGCCTGATGCCGGTGGCCGAAATACAGTTCCGCAAATACGCCGATCCGGCCACCGAGCAGCTCAACAACTGCGGCACCATCCGCTGGCGCACCGCCAACAAGTTCGCCGCTCCCATCGTGGTGCGTATGCCCGGGGGCTTCGCCAAATGCGGCGATCCCTGGCACAGCGTGACCAACGAGGCCTTCTTTACCCATGCGGTCGGATGGCAGGTGGCCTTTCCCTCCAATGCCCAGGACGCTGTGGGACTGCTCCGCAGCGCCATGCGAAGCAACGACCCCACGGTCTTTTTCGAGCACCGGAACCTGCTGGACGCCAAGTACGCGCGCCGACCCTATCCGGGCGATCACTTTGTGGTGCCCTTCGGCAAGGCGAATCGCCTGCGGGAGGGCGGGGACATGACCGTCGTAACCTGGGGCGCCATGTGCGAGCGCTGTGAGGAGGCCGTCGAGCAGACCGGCATAGATGCCGACGTGCTGGACCTGCGCACCCTCATGCCGTGGGACAAGGAGGCGGTGATGGCGTCGGTGGCACGTACCAACCGCTGCCTGATCGTACACGAAGACACCCGCACAGCCGGTTTCGGGGCCGAAATAGGGGCGGTCATCGCCCAGGAGGGCTTCAGGCTGCTGGACGCTCCCGTCGACCGCCTCACCATGCCCGACATCCCCGTTCCCCACAACGTGGATCTCATGAACTCGGTGCTCCCGGGCGTGGACGCCATCGCAGCGCGCATGCAGAGCCTGATGGCCTTTTGA
- a CDS encoding NAD-dependent deacylase, with protein MKKVIVLTGAGMSADSGLGTFRDAGGLWEEHDIYDVATPEGFRRDPEMVLRFYNERRKQTHEAEPHAGHKALARLEEHFDVTIVTQNIDNLHERAGSSDVLHLHGEITKVRSVEDPSLVYDIGGDPIEVGDTAEDGAQLRPHVVWFGEMVPHMEQAAEIVPEADLLLVIGTSLVVYPAAGLVDLVPGTIPRFVVDPARPEINLDGWEHIEKRAEEGAPELVDRLIAEKS; from the coding sequence ATGAAGAAGGTCATCGTTCTCACCGGCGCCGGCATGAGCGCCGACAGCGGACTTGGCACCTTTCGCGATGCCGGCGGACTCTGGGAGGAACACGACATCTACGATGTGGCCACTCCGGAGGGCTTCCGGCGCGATCCCGAAATGGTGCTGCGCTTCTACAACGAGCGCCGCAAGCAGACCCACGAGGCCGAACCCCACGCCGGACACAAAGCGCTGGCACGCCTGGAAGAGCACTTCGACGTGACCATCGTCACCCAGAATATCGACAACCTGCACGAGCGGGCCGGCTCTTCCGATGTGCTTCATCTGCACGGGGAGATCACCAAGGTGCGCAGTGTGGAGGATCCCTCACTGGTTTACGACATCGGGGGCGATCCCATCGAGGTGGGCGATACCGCCGAGGACGGCGCCCAGCTGCGTCCCCACGTGGTCTGGTTCGGGGAAATGGTGCCCCACATGGAACAGGCTGCCGAGATCGTGCCGGAGGCCGACCTGCTGCTGGTCATCGGCACTTCGCTGGTGGTCTATCCCGCGGCGGGTCTCGTGGACCTGGTGCCGGGAACCATCCCGCGATTTGTGGTGGATCCCGCCCGCCCCGAAATAAACCTGGACGGATGGGAGCATATAGAAAAGCGAGCCGAGGAGGGCGCGCCCGAGCTGGTCGACCGCCTCATTGCCGAAAAGAGCTGA
- a CDS encoding SGNH/GDSL hydrolase family protein — protein MSDREANDATNSHPDEQPEISGTGLAGASEGEKEVLEKYLLQFLNLEKRFPLLPGIDNTGAMAGLFGLEESELAKLRDRYRQNARDAAVELLEEGEVNEWLDDLPFGASDTIVALGDSMTDDLQGWFEIFKNVLEITVPGADFTFVNGGVSYNTSTEAVQRLNRDVLDQDPDWVLVALGTFDMQRLHVAPNRTLVPLADYWENLNTIETVVEEVTDNPIIWISPPPVITEMLQQIRLFDFDLFEEDLQQAREVLNGKKGYIVDPAGRRMGEDTEPDAWNYLSDGLHPSLSGHVETVREVLRHLTQAKDPEEGSSLEPPEDYEG, from the coding sequence ATGTCCGACCGCGAAGCCAACGACGCAACGAATTCTCATCCCGATGAGCAGCCCGAAATCTCCGGTACCGGCCTGGCTGGGGCCTCCGAAGGGGAGAAGGAGGTGTTGGAAAAATATCTCCTGCAATTTCTGAACCTGGAAAAACGATTTCCGCTTCTACCCGGCATCGACAATACGGGCGCCATGGCCGGCCTTTTCGGACTGGAGGAGAGCGAGCTGGCCAAGCTGCGCGACCGCTACCGCCAGAACGCACGGGATGCCGCCGTGGAACTGCTGGAGGAGGGAGAAGTCAACGAGTGGCTGGACGATCTGCCCTTCGGCGCCTCCGATACCATCGTGGCGCTGGGCGACTCCATGACGGACGATCTGCAGGGCTGGTTCGAGATTTTCAAGAACGTACTCGAGATTACCGTGCCTGGAGCCGACTTTACGTTCGTGAACGGGGGGGTCTCCTACAACACCTCCACGGAGGCGGTGCAGCGGCTCAACCGCGACGTGCTGGACCAAGACCCGGACTGGGTATTGGTAGCCCTGGGCACCTTCGACATGCAGCGTCTGCACGTGGCGCCCAACCGCACGCTGGTGCCCCTGGCCGATTACTGGGAAAACCTGAACACCATCGAAACGGTGGTAGAGGAGGTCACCGACAACCCCATCATCTGGATCAGTCCCCCGCCGGTCATCACCGAAATGCTCCAGCAGATCCGGCTCTTCGATTTCGATCTCTTTGAGGAGGACCTGCAGCAGGCCCGCGAGGTGCTGAACGGCAAGAAGGGCTATATCGTGGATCCGGCCGGCCGGCGCATGGGCGAGGACACCGAGCCCGACGCCTGGAACTACCTGAGTGACGGACTGCATCCCTCTCTTTCGGGACACGTGGAGACCGTGCGTGAAGTGCTGAGACATCTCACCCAGGCCAAGGATCCCGAGGAGGGTTCCAGCCTGGAACCGCCCGAGGACTACGAAGGCTAG